AACACAAgtactgaattctgccaacaacccgAGTGAGCAGtaaacagattctcccttagagcctccagaaaggagtgCAGCTGCTGACACCTGGGTTTAGTACAGTGAGACCCCtaccagacttctgacctatagaTCACTaagtaatacatttgtgttgttaaaACTGCTgagcttgtggtaatttgttatcaagcagtagaaaatgaatacaatttGCATACAAAATATCCAATTAAGTATTTgtatccagagtatataaagaCCTCTTATgactcaataataagaagacaaacaactcaattttaaaatgggtaaaaACTTGAGTGGATATTTCACGAAAGAGCATATACAAACAGCTAATAAGCAGTGAAAAaatgttcagcatcattagtcattagggaaatgtaaatttaaaccACAATGAATGTGGTAGGCAGCCTCTAAGTAATGGGATGTCGTTTCTGAGATTAAATGACAAAAAGACTCTTGCTCTCTCACTTGCTCGCTCTGAGGGAAACAAGCTACCATGGGTGAGCTGCCCTCCAGTGAAGCCCATGAGGCAAAGAACTGAAGGAGGCTTTCAgccaacagccagtgaggaacCGAGGCCTTCAGTTCAACAGACCAAGAGGAACTGAATTCCACTAACAGCCacttgagtgagcttggaagcagattgtTCCCCAGTCAAGCCTCCAGGTGGATACAGCCCCCCCTGCAATACCTTGAATGTAGTCTTTTGTGAAACCCTACACCAGAGGGCCTAGCTAACCACACCCAGATTCCACAGAAACTGTAAGATAGTAATTGTTTGATTTTAAGCAAATaaattttgggataatttgttatgcaactATAGATAACCAACACAGACCCACTAGAaggactatcatcaaaaagacatgaCACAAAATGTCGGCGGTTATGTGGAGTACCTGGAACCCTCGTACATTGCTCGTGAGAATGTAAAACAGTAcattcactttgaaaaacagtttggcagtttcttaaaaagataaacataaactTACTGTTCGACCCAGGAATGTCACTCCTAggaatctacccaagagaaatgaaaacatataaaacttgtatgtgaatactcactgtagcattattcatagtagctcaaaactgaaaacagagaaGCCCAGAGACGCCGTCGTCGACGTCGCCGTTGCCGGCGCCTCTGCTGCTGCCCGCGaccccccagcccctctctccgCCCGAGGCCCCGAGTCGGCCCTACCGCCGACCCCCGCCGGGCGCTGCGAGGCCCCTGGCGTTGGCAAGGCCGGGCCGGCCCCGACGCCGCTCCGCCTCGCATAGATCCCGACTATCTCGAATCGCGTCTCAGCGCTGTCTTCTTTCCCAGGACTGGTTTTGTGGGGGCCGCAGGCGCGCAGAGTCGCCCCCCGCCGGAgcgccccggcccggccccggAGCGGCCCCTTGTAGACGTTCGAGGAGCCTGCTGAGTGCCGTCCCGGCGCCCGACCGCCCACCGTCCGGCCCGCTGGCCCGCTTCTTCCTGATGCAGACTGCCGTCCACTAGAGGCTGGACGGACCCCCGAGGTGATTCATGGCAGGGGACGTGGAAGGATTCTGTTCCTCCATCCATGACACCAGTGTCTCTGCTGGGTTCAGAGCACTGTATGAGGAGGGATTGCTTCTTGATGTCACTCTGGTTATTGAAGATCATCAGTTCCAGGCCCATAAAGCACTCTTGGCCACCCAGAGTGATTACTTCAGAATTATGTTTACCGCAGACATGAGGGAGCGAGATCAGGACAAAATTCATTTAAAAGGTCTAACTGCTACCGGTTTCAGCCATGTCCTTCAGTTTATGTACTATGGAACTATAGAACTGAGTATGAGTACTGTTCATGAGATTCTTCAGGCTGCCATGTATGTTCAACTTAGAGAAGTGGTGAAGTTCTGCTGCTCTTTTCTATTAGCAAAAATCTGCTTAGAAAACTGTGCAGAAATTATGAGACTCTTAGATGATTTCGGTGTAAACATCAAGGGAGTCAGGGAGAAGTTGGACGCCTTTCTGCTAGACAACTTTGTACCACTCATGTCCAGGCCTGACTTCCTGTCTTATCTGAGCTTTGAGAAGCTCATGTCTTACTTGGATAATGATCATCTGAGCAGGTTCCCAGAGATAGAGCTGTACGAGGCTGTGCAGTCTTGGCTGCGGCATGATAGAAGACGCTGGAGACATACCGATACCATCATTCAGAACATCAGGTTTTGTTTGATGACCCCATCCAGTGTTTTTGAGAAGGTTAAGACATCAGAATTTTATAGATACTCCCGACAGCTGCGCTATGAAGTTGATCAAGCCTTGAATTACTTTCAGAACATTCACCAGCAGCCTCTGTTGGACATGAAATCAAGCCGCATCCGCTCTGCCAAACCCCAAACTACAGTATTCCGAGGCATGATTGGACATAGCATGGTTAACAGTAAAATACTTCTCTTAAAGAAACCAAGAGTCTGGTGGGAACTGGAGGGCCCACAAGTACCTCTGCGTCCGGACTGCCTTGCTATCGTGAATAACTTCGTGTTCTTGTTGGGCGGGGAAGAACTGGGCCCAGATGGCGAATTCCATGCTTCTTCCAAAGTGTTCAGGTATGACCCGAGACAAAACTCTTGGCTCCGGATGGCAGACATGTCTGTACCACGTTCAGAATTTGCAGTTGGTGTTATTGGAAAGTTTATTTACACTGTAGCAGGCAGAACCAGAGATGAGACTGTCTATTCAACAGAGAGATATGATATTACCAATGATAAATGGGAACTTGTGGATCCTTATCCAGTTAACAAATATGGACATGAGGGGACAGTGCTCAATAACAAGTTGTTTATCACTGGTGGAATCACCTCATCTTCCACCTCCAAACAAGTGTGCGTGTTTGACCCCAGTAAAGGGACCATAGAACAGCGGACCAGGAGAACTCAAGTAGTTACCAACTGTTGGGAGAATAAGAGCAAAATGAATTACGCTAGATGCTTTCACAAGATGATTTCTTACAACGGCAAGCTTTATGTCTTCGGTGGTGTCTGTGTGATCTTGAGGGCCTCTTTTGAGTCTCAGGGATGCCCTTCCACAGAAGTGTACAACCCAGAGACTGATCAGTGGACCATCTTGGCGTCCATGCCAATTGGTAGAAGTGGCCATGGTGTGACTGGGCTGGACAAACAGATAATGGTTCTTGGAGGCCTTTGCTACAATGGTCATTACAGCGATTCTATTCTCACTTTTGATCCGGATGAAAACAAATGGAAGGAAGATGAGTACCCGCGGATGCCCTGCAAGCTGGATGGTTTACAAGTATGCAACCtgcattttccagaatatatACTGGACGAGGTCAGACGTTGCAACTAATGGCATCTTTCTCCCTtcaaaaaagccaaacaaaaaatTTGTTTGAGACAAAGTagttaattaaaaaacataaagaagaacctCACCAGTTTTACTATCAAAGCCATTGGtctaatataaaaatgttttcattctgTGCTcgcatccttttttttctttttagtggcCTCAAACTCATGCAATAAGTCAATTCTAAGCGCTAGCTCTTGAAACTACTTCCAGAAGCAGTTTAATAGAACGATTCACTTATCTGGGAAGTTGATGTTAtgctttaaacatttctttcaaatgTCAGTGTAGGAGTCATGCATCTTCTAAGAGAAGACCTGATAAGTGTCACTGGATGTAATTTCAGTTCCTATCTCTATCTGAAATCTTTTTGAACATTTATTTCGGTGTATTGCAGTCTGTTAGActttttgattttattatttaagtttaaaattctTGACCTTTTTGCATGGCTTTTTGctgaaaatgcaaaaatataaattttctacaaatttaacttttttatatTCAAAACACTATTTCTAAGCTGCCTTCTCTTATCTGCATTGTGTTAGTGAAAGCATATCCATACTTGCTTACATCTTATGAATATATAAGGCACATCCCCTTTTATGCGTGGTTAGGATTCTATATTTTTAAGCTAGTGCACTTGCACACACGGTTTGCCATACTTTTTGTATTCTAGATGTAAcgtctttacatgtattaacattTTTAGAAAGTTAAAATAACTGGAGTCCTCGTTTGGTATCAGAGTAGCCTATCTTCAGTCCATACTGATTCAGTAATATTCAAACTCCTTATATTCCTGAAACATGTATGGTTTTATGAAAActaacattttatgttttattttcaaaagtaaacGTTAGTGTTGCTTATtgatgtatgtcttctttttgaaaatgtttttctttgaagTCTGTTTAATGTTACCCTGTTTTTAGTGAGAATCGGAGTGGTATATGACAAGCCCTGGCCCTGCAGCGTGCAAGCACTTTTAAAGAGAACTTAGGTAATACCAGACTCCTAAATAAAGGCCCCTTAAAAGTAAGTGCAACTCCCGTTCTTTACATTCAATAAGGCTGCTGCATCTGTTATTGAATGGAAAGTAGCAACTTGTGGAAAATTTGAGCTCAGTTTTGACTTAGAGGTAAGGAATAGAATTATAATCTTAACTGGTCATATCTACTTGTTTATTTAGTACAAAATATTTAGTGGCACTGGGGATGTAAGCCCTCAGCTTTTGTTCTATTTACTGAAAGCTACTAGCATGAAGGATAGTAACCTCAAAGTTCAGAATGGATCAAGAATAACTGTTTAAAAGCATTTATAATAAGTGTTTTAGGATTAGCCACACCTTTCAACTCTTTAAACTCGAAGAAAAAACATATAGTTGTCAAAATTAAGCAAGAATAACCAGGGAGTGGATCATTCAAATTGATGCCATTTTCTTCTGAGTAGACTCTATGTATGATACAGACTAGATCTACACTGGCAAAACTTGCCAGATCTTAGGATGTTGGTGCAATATTGCAATGCCTTCTATATGGCTGTTGTATAAGTTTTctagtttcacttttttttttttttgctgctgccACCACTGAATATAAAGTGGAAGAGTGAAATCATGGAAATGTGAAGACTTGTTTCATTTTTGCAATTAAAATAGACAACTATGAaaaaaacctgattttaaaactctACAACTGGAGGCTAGAAACAGTCAGGTACataagtagttttttaaaaagcaaaacattgGAATTGGTTTTAGAAATCAAGttaatattcttttgtatatgaaacttaaatttttattaagtggTCCTATCATTTACTTTCAGTTTCTAAAAACGAAATTCAGTATCCTGTTTCCCATGCTAATATGGGTAAAAGTCTTTTTCTAcatcttaaaaatcatttttagtcgttttatttttgaaaactagGAGTTAGATTAGCCGTTTAATTCTTTTACTAATATATTAGTTGGCTTAGTGTTTTATATGTGTGCCACCttgctttaaagaaaataacagtAACGTCttcattattttcctcattgttgTCTTTTGCTGGAAAAGACCGAGACAGGGTACCCCATCAGGCTTTTACACTCCAGTGGTGGTTCTCTTTAATTGCTTAGATATGACTTCGTAGTCCTAGTTAAAGTAAGATCTGGGCAAACAATTGAATATTCTTGGTCTTCATTGTAAAAACACAAGGCCAAGATCAAAGTTCATGTTTTGGAAAATTTGTGAAATCTTTTAACTTGAACTAACTCTGGGTTTAGCTTCACACGTTAAGTCATGTCTGACCTGATGTTAGCTGTAATCAGTTTTGAGCTTTAAGAATAGTTGTTATTGCTTGGGTTCTGAATGTATGAGAAAACTCTTCTGTTTATATGTAGTGCTAATTTAGGTTATTTTAAATCCATGAGTAACTTACATTcccttttaaaattatggtttaaTTGctgaaagagatttatttttgttatactaAACTATGGAAAATtttttcatagaatttttttcaactttattttttgtgtgcttCATTTGGAACCATTTttgtttatatacattatatgtgctcaaaatagattttttaaaattcagtaagaTTTAAAACTATACAGTGTAATTGCTGTGATCTTTGTGTGTTAATTTtcactttacattttaaatgccAGACTTTACAAAAATAGCTGATCTTTGTTAATTGCATCTTAATTAGAAACGTTTGTTCTCTTCCATGTCTTTGACcttctaagtttttattttaatctgcTTAAAGAAAATCCTTGCACTACAACCTTTTCATAAAATTCAAGATTCTCACCTTGAAGGTTTTGTATTGGAAGAAATactactggtttttaaaaagtaaagcttAATTAATAGAATTATTAGCTTTTCTTGAGACAgctttctctgtgtcctcattACTCTGTGTGAGTGTTACTATAATTTGTGAAATATTGACTGAGCCCTTCACTTATCTTTTCTAAAGCAGCACCTTTGGACACCTCATTCTGGGAAGCCTGCTCGAGTCATAGTAAAGGACACACACATTTGTGTGGGGAGAAGTGGTAAAAATGGTTTTGTCTTAATTACATGAAActaagctttaaaatattttataacaaattaTTTGAGCTGCATTATCTAAACATGTCAAACGTTCAGTGGgactatttttatatatgtatatgtggttGTAGGTCATAACATTTCAGTTTATAATATAAATTGTTATTTCAGTTTATAAGCTATCTCTCAGAAAAGACTAGCTCTTTTGAGAAtacgtaatttaaaattttagactGAAGTATAAAACACAACATAGATAATAGTGTAAATTAGATATAAATGAGGGCTATATGGCAGTAAAACTGCTAGTGCCATTTTTCCTGTTTGCctattatacattttttatttttttttgtaccCTGAACATTTTTAGGGATCATACGTTCTATCAGATTAGAGTTGGTTTGGGGATAAATATCTTCTAAAAAGAGatttatcttaaaaatgaaaGTTCTGAAAAATTAGTTTATCAAGAGTTTATAAAGTCAAATATTCAATAGACATAGACTGGAATAGGTAAACTCTTGAAAGTCGTTTCCTTTCAGTATACCAGTATAACTTCAGTATTACACAAGTAACATTGAGAGAATGCCATCAGCTTTGTTTGTTCCTCCTTAATGttcttagattttctttttacatCTTTGGGAACAACTACATTAAAAACCTTATTAATCAGTATATCAGTAAGGATTAGGTGTTTGCTTTCTGAAGGAATGTTCCAGTGAGGTGATCAGAGAGGTTATTTTCTATCTAACTTGTATATGCCCTATACCCCTTGGGCATATTTTGtctatagaaaaaatattttgaccttTAGGTACATTTTGGGCCAGTAGTCAAATAATCCTAGGGCCGATTTAAAAATCTTAGAATAATTTAAGGTTTGCCTTTTATACCTGTTTTGAAAGCCTTTACATTTTTGTCAGGTAATTTTTCCCAAGCCGTGAATATAATCTATTCAAAACATGTTTATGCTAtccattctgtttttaaattgaaaaaaatgttaaaagtgtttatgaagaaaagtttaaataaaatatttttaatctttaaaaaaaaaaactgaaaacaatgtgaatatccaactgatgaatagataaagaaaatgtggtatagccatacaatgaaatactattcagcaataaaaaggatcaaactggacttccctggtggtgcagtggttaagaatccacctgccaatgcaggggacacaggttccagccctggtccaggaagatcccacatgccgtggagcaactaagcccatgcgccacaactaatgagcctgcgcgctagagcccgagagccacaactactgagcccacgtgccacaacttctgaagcccacgtgccacaactactgaagcccgcgtgcctagagcccgtgctctgcaacaagagaaaccactgcaatgagaagcccgagcaacgcaacgaagagtcgtccccgctcgctgcaactagtgaaagactgcgcgcagcaacgaagacccaacgcagccaaaactaaattaattaattaattaattttttaaaaagggacttccctggtggcacagtggttaagaatccacctgccgatgcaggggacacggggttcgagccctcatccaggaagataccacagctactgaagcccgggtgcctagagcccgtgctccgcaacaagagaagccgccgcaatgagaagcccgcgcaccacaacaaacagCAGCCGGCActcgccgcaacgaagacccaacgcagccaggaaaaaaaaaaaaggatcaaactAATGATACATGCTACGACGCAAAtggaccttaaaaacattatgcaagctgaaagaagccagatgcaaaagattACATATTGATGtgatgtaatttattttaaatgtccagaagaggcagatctatagagacagaaagatcagctgttgcctagggctgggggtgggagtgggggtaaGCTGCAAAAGGGCAGAGGGAACTTTTGGGGATAGTGGAGAAGTCCTAAAACTCATTTatggggatggttgcacaactctaacTCAAAGGCAAATTATGCCTCATTAAGGCTGTTAAAAAAATATCTAGCAATGAATTAATTAAGAAAGGTACAAGACCTTTAAGAAGGtctatataacattttattgaagAACATAAAATAATACCTTAATAAAGAATGACCCCATGTCCCTGAATATAACTATTTAATAGCATAAAATAAACATTctccatatattatatatgaatttCTAATCAGAATCCTTGTGGTCCTACTTTTTTAAATAACTCAAAAGAATGATCTTAAAGTTTACATAAAagtataaatgtttaacaaatttatacttttaacaaaactgttttctaaaatagTATTCCAGAAACTGTTTTCTAAAAAGTGCtatctcttaaaaaataaagcaatatatCAAAAATGTACACCTTAGTTAATTACACCAGAAACCTACCAGAGCTTACAAAGCAGTTTCACTATAAAAAGACAGATGAATGTGAGCCAGTCTGGCATTGGTATGTTACTATGTGTCCAAGGGAGAGTAAGGTTTGGATATAATCATGTGCACAAGAAAGAACTGTATCTGTGAGGCATTGTATAatctcaaccttttttttttttttaacctaggaGGCAAGAACATTTCCTTAATGCTTGATTACTAAGTAGAATTGaaaagaatggatttttaaattaatgctttCCCATATGACATAAGAATAAGATTCAGGAAAGGAGGCAAGATGGTGAGTAGCAGCATGTGGTCCCTGTTAACCCTGCTATTGTTGGAAAAACATGAACTCTACCCAACAGGCTACCAATTACTTGCTCAGTTATCCAATGAGTTACCCAATCCTCAATTTATGGGAAAGCAAGCTCAGTGCAGAAGGATGAAGACCTTTCCAGGGCCTACAGCTGATTTAATTCCCTGGTGGCTCAAAAGAGAGACAAGAACAGACAGTGGGGAGAGGACAGTGGGGAGAGGACAAGTGGAAGAGGAAAGGAGGCAGAGCTGGCAGTGTTGGGGCATCTGACAACAGGTGGCTGGTGCAGTCTTTCCTGGGACAGAGCATAGATGGGTTTGGGATATCTTAGAGCTGGATCTCTGTCCTTGTGACACTACCACCAGCCCCACCATGACAGGGGCTGATTCTCAACATCATAGTACACATCAGAGTTATTTGAGGAGTTTAAAAAGTTTGGATGCCCATGCCCCACTGTGAACTCAGTTAAGAATCTTTAAGGGTGGGGCCTGGgcatgagtattttttaaaaattcaatagttGATTTTGAGGTATTGCCTCTGGGAGGTCCAAGAGCAGAGCATATGTCAGCCACTGTATCAAGGACAGCTGTAGCTCCTGGCAACTCTAACCTGGGCCAGAGATTgaaaagagatgagaaagaaaaaaaggaagaaagtggtccagtggttaagacttcgccttccaatgcagggggtgcgggttcgatccctggttggagagcgaagatcccacgtgccttgtggccaaaaaaccaaaacataaaacagaagcaatattgtaacaaattcaataaagacttttaaaataattgtccatatcaaaaaaatctttaaaaaaaaaaaaaggaagaagaaaaaaacttaatGGTGTGCAGTAATTTTAGCCAATTGGCATGTTCCTAGTATTCTGGGGATACTCAGAACTTCTGAGACTACAGATGCGCATTTTGGGAGCCCCCCCAGAGCACTTGTCCTGACCAGCCTAGGGCCAAACAAAGCACATCCACTGGAGAGTGTTGGATCAGGGCACAACCATTAGAAGGTTTTTCCCTGTCAATTTCCTATTCCTTTTGTTCTGTGGCTGTAACTGAAGGATGCTATTATcttaaaacttcattttattactacaaaatatattcagaatttcCACTTTGGGTCTACAGGTATGGTGTTTTCAAAGTGTATTTCTTATACAGCTGGTAGTTTTAGAGTCTTGGTAGTTTTAAAGTCACTCAGCTGTAACTACATAATAAGAGAGGCAAGTGTGAGCAGGTCAGCACCAGCATTAGCTGCCAGGAACATGGGAAAGTGAAGAACTAATTAATGATTCAAATATGCTTATAATTGAATTCTTTCCCTGACCCATTcacattttttcttaattctttgaaGTTTTCCAAGGCagaagttttaattaaaaaaataagggacTCACATgcccaaaggaagaaaaggaggtgattattttccctctttcctttctagTAAACTAACAGGAAGAGATTTTCTCTGCCTAGGCTAAAGAGAGACATAATGTGCAGTTTACAGAAATGGTTTCCTAAGACATAAAGGACTCTCCTTTCTCTAACTCTCATAAACAATAAGCTCTCTCTCTCATAGAAGGGCTGCAAAGGACAAAAAGAACAACTGCATTTTTCCAGGCTTGAGGGGGGTCCCTAAAGAACTGGGGTACATAAAAAAGAAGCCCAGTTTAGACGTGTGCTCAGGCTTCCTAGGTATGGCAGTGTCACTCTGCTCTTGTGAAacatgtttatataaatgttcacagacagtaaaaataaattacaaagtgcaaaagataaaatgaagagaaagacagatgaaaccact
Above is a window of Eschrichtius robustus isolate mEscRob2 chromosome 6, mEscRob2.pri, whole genome shotgun sequence DNA encoding:
- the LOC137765662 gene encoding kelch-like protein 15; this encodes MAGDVEGFCSSIHDTSVSAGFRALYEEGLLLDVTLVIEDHQFQAHKALLATQSDYFRIMFTADMRERDQDKIHLKGLTATGFSHVLQFMYYGTIELSMSTVHEILQAAMYVQLREVVKFCCSFLLAKICLENCAEIMRLLDDFGVNIKGVREKLDAFLLDNFVPLMSRPDFLSYLSFEKLMSYLDNDHLSRFPEIELYEAVQSWLRHDRRRWRHTDTIIQNIRFCLMTPSSVFEKVKTSEFYRYSRQLRYEVDQALNYFQNIHQQPLLDMKSSRIRSAKPQTTVFRGMIGHSMVNSKILLLKKPRVWWELEGPQVPLRPDCLAIVNNFVFLLGGEELGPDGEFHASSKVFRYDPRQNSWLRMADMSVPRSEFAVGVIGKFIYTVAGRTRDETVYSTERYDITNDKWELVDPYPVNKYGHEGTVLNNKLFITGGITSSSTSKQVCVFDPSKGTIEQRTRRTQVVTNCWENKSKMNYARCFHKMISYNGKLYVFGGVCVILRASFESQGCPSTEVYNPETDQWTILASMPIGRSGHGVTGLDKQIMVLGGLCYNGHYSDSILTFDPDENKWKEDEYPRMPCKLDGLQVCNLHFPEYILDEVRRCN